In Myxococcota bacterium, the sequence TCGTCAGCGCGACCAGGGTCTTGGCGTCGAGCCCCAGCCCGACGAGCTCGTCGAGGACATTGCCGTCTTCGATGCCGGTCACCGCGGTGAGGTCGGACTTCTTCTGCGCTGCGACTTCGCGCGCGCGCAGCTTGTCCATCAGCTCCTGGTTCTGCTTGTTGAAGAAGGCTTCCTCGAGCGCGTGCGCCCGCTTGTTCAGCTCGTCCGGCATGGGCCCTCCTTGGCTGGGGCGGAATATGGCGGCTCCCGCGTCCGGTCGCGAGGGCCGCACCCGTCCACTATCGTCGACCGGCGGACGATGAAGAAGCCCGTGGGTCTGTTGGGCGGAATGGAGATCCGCGTGCGCGATCCCTTTGCGGACCGGCGCTCGCGACTGGCCGAGCGCGTGCCCTACCTCGCGGCCGTCGTCGCGCCGAGCGACCCGCACCCCGAAGCCGGCCCGAACGGCGTGCTCGAGGTCGCGACTTACAACGTGCATCGCTTCTCGGGGCCGGGCGGCGGGAACCGCTGGAAGCCCGAGCTCGCGAGCGCGGTGATCGGCGAGCTCGCCACCGACGTGATCGCGCTGCAGGAGGTGCTGCGGCCCTTCGAGGAGCCCGACCCCCTGCCCTCGATCGCCAACGCGCTCGGGCTGTACCTCGCCTTCGTCTCCACGCGCGTACACCGCCGCGGCGAGCTCGGCAACGCGATCCTGTCGCGCTGGCCGCTCACTTCGGTGTTCGCGCTCGACCTCTCATTCTCGCGCCTGGAGCAGCGTTCGGC encodes:
- a CDS encoding endonuclease/exonuclease/phosphatase family protein; the encoded protein is MKKPVGLLGGMEIRVRDPFADRRSRLAERVPYLAAVVAPSDPHPEAGPNGVLEVATYNVHRFSGPGGGNRWKPELASAVIGELATDVIALQEVLRPFEEPDPLPSIANALGLYLAFVSTRVHRRGELGNAILSRWPLTSVFALDLSFSRLEQRSAIAAQFARDASHVSIVATHLALVDRTRQKQVHELLEHPQLQGPTVLLGDMNAWRRCPATRRLEDELTQLHHNDAWPATFPAARPVLALDRVYARGARVARVRTHASEAARRASDHLPVVATVDLHPAEVP